The genomic stretch TGGTGAGCCGGGCGCCGGTCGCGGTCCGCTGAGGGCGCGGGCCGATGTGGGCGCCGCACGCCGTCGAGCTGCTCCTCTTCGCCGCCTTCGTCCTGCTGGCGACCTGGCTCGACCTCTTCGTCCTGCACCGCGACGACCACGAGATCGGCCTCGGCGAGGCGGCCTGGATGTCCGCCGCCTGGATCGCGGTGGCGCTGGCCTTCTCGGGCTACGTCTGGGCGCGCTACGGCCTCGAGCTGTGGATGCAGTACCTGGCCGGCTGGGCGCTGGAGAAGGCGCTGAGCCTCGACAACCTCTTCGTCATCGCCGTCATCTTCGGCACCCTGGGCGTCCGGGGCGGCTTGCAACACCGCGCCCTGGCCTGGGGCGTGCTGGGCGCCGTCGTCCTGCGCGGCCTGCTGATCGTGATCGGCGTCGAGCTGGTCCGCCGCTTCGAGTGGCTCCTGCCGCTCTTCGGTCTCCTCCTCCTCTGGACGGCCGCCCGCCTGCTCCGCGGAGGCGGCCCAGGCGGGCCACTGGAGCGCTCGCGCCTCTACCGCTGGGCGACGCGCCGGCTGCCGGTCCGTGCCGGCTTCGACGAAAGCCGCGTGATCACGCGGAGGCCGGGCGGCTGGGCGCTGACGACGCTGGGTCTGGCCATCCTCCTGGTGGAGGGGAGCGACCTCCTCTTCGCGGTCGACAGCATCCCCGCGGTCATGGGGGTGAGCCGCGACCCCTTCGTCATCCTCACCTCCAACATCTTCGCCGTGCTGGGGTTGCGGGCGCTCTACTTCCTGCTGGCGGGGAGCCTGGTCCGCTTCCGCTACCTGGACGAGGGCCTGGGGTTGGTGCTCGCCTTCATCGGAGTCAAGATGCTGGCGGGCCCCTTCGGAATCGAAGTGCCTG from Bacillota bacterium encodes the following:
- a CDS encoding TerC/Alx family metal homeostasis membrane protein; the protein is MWAPHAVELLLFAAFVLLATWLDLFVLHRDDHEIGLGEAAWMSAAWIAVALAFSGYVWARYGLELWMQYLAGWALEKALSLDNLFVIAVIFGTLGVRGGLQHRALAWGVLGAVVLRGLLIVIGVELVRRFEWLLPLFGLLLLWTAARLLRGGGPGGPLERSRLYRWATRRLPVRAGFDESRVITRRPGGWALTTLGLAILLVEGSDLLFAVDSIPAVMGVSRDPFVILTSNIFAVLGLRALYFLLAGSLVRFRYLDEGLGLVLAFIGVKMLAGPFGIEVPVAVSLAVVLGTVTVAVAASLAPGRGRGEE